The genomic stretch CTACCCGGACCTCCTAGCAGTTGGGGATTGATGTAATCACTAAAACTAGAAATAGACACCAAAGCAGTTCCTGCGATAATCCCTGAAGATACTTGGGGGACTGTAATTTGCCAAAAGGTTTGCCGAGAATTTGCACCCAAATCCGCTGCTGCCTCTAGTAAACGGAGATCAAGTCGCTCTAGAGAAGTATAGAGAACTAGAACCATATAGGGCAGATAGGTATAAACCATACCAATGATCACACCCTCAGCTTTATTTAGGAAATTGATCCCTGAGAGTCCAAGAAAATTGAGAAAGGTATTTAATACACCCGTTGGGCGCAAAATTGTGATCCAAGCATAGGATCGCAACAATGAGGAAGTCCAAAGGGGCAGCACAAATAAGAGTAATAGGATATTGCGCCAACGTTTAGGGGCAATCACCGCTAACCAATAGGCAACAGGAAAGCCTAAGAGTAGGCAAAATCCTGTGGTAATCACGGCATACAAGAGCGATCGCCAAACGACGGTTAGGTAAATGAAGTTGCCGCCAACATACTCAAATACTCTTAGATAGTTATCTAGTCCAAACCCATCTTTACCTAGTGGGACAAGACTCTGAATAAGAATGAAAACTGTGGGTACAAGCAAAAATGCGACAAGCCAAAAGCCACTTGGAAAAAGTAAAGCCAAAGGCTCAAGCCATTTAATCTGTCGATTCGCTCGTTGCTTAGGTTCAGAATTACTATTTACAGGCATTGGTTACAGGCGGGTTTAGAAGTAAAGTACTCGTGAGTCAATCCCTTGCGATCGCAGATAGCGAGAGACTGATTCGGCTGAGTCACGATTTTGATAAGCACCTGCATGAATGTAGGTTCCACGCCCAGAGTTGGTGAAAAACGCATTCGGTACATATTGGCGCACCTGCGATAGTAAAAATTGATTAGTTGCTTTAGCTGGTACAGCAGCAACGTAGCGGAAATTGGGATTTGTAGTTTGTTGTGGCAATAGCTGATCAGCACTTAACTCAGTAGTAACTGGTTGAGTAGTTTGCAAAGTTGAGAAATTAGTACTGCTACTTGGCACAACGTAGCTATTGTAGGAGTTAACTGGTGCTAGTGCCGTCGTCGTTGAATTGACTGGGGTTAGTGTTGTTGTCGAGGATGGCACAAATCCTGTCTGGGGCTGGATATAACTAGTTGTTGAGGGTTGCACATAACTAGTAGTTGGCTGGACATAACTAGTAGTTGGCTGGACATAGGTAGATTGAGTATATCCAGTTTGCACAAGTTGAGTTTGAGGTACAACTGTCTGGGTCACAACCTGTCTAGTTTCTGGAACCAATACCTGTTGCCAACGGGGAACTAATACCTGTTGTGTCTGCACTTGAGGGACAACTGCATTCGTAGTGATCTGCTGGTACTGGTTGTTGTAGGCGATAGTTTGTTGCGGCACAGAGCTAAAGACCTGTGACTGTGCATCTATGGTCTGAGATGCTGGAGTCTGTTGAATGATAACTTGCTGTGGATTAGATAGAGGAGCAACTGAAGTTGTTGTATCTGTAAAAGGTACTTGGACATTGCTTTCCTTACCACCTGATGTACTGAAGTACTTTTGGGGAGTCAGTCCAGAGTTAGCTAGAGCATTCGCTAAATTATTCGCACTAGTTTCAGAATTGAATGTACCTGCCTGAATTACAGGTTGGTCATTAATTTTTGTTGTAAAAGCTGTTGGTGAGACGGCACGAACTTTTTGTAAGGTTTCGGGATCATTGCCTGTCACAAAAATCACAAAACGTGCCGAAGCTGATTGCGCGATCGCAAGGGATGCGATCGCCGTAGTTCCTAGAATACTAAACCTTTTGAGCCAATTCACAGCAGTACATCCCCACACTTGAATGTAATAATGGTTAAGTCTAACTCAACTAGATCAAGT from Pseudanabaena sp. Chao 1811 encodes the following:
- a CDS encoding ABC transporter permease, with protein sequence MPVNSNSEPKQRANRQIKWLEPLALLFPSGFWLVAFLLVPTVFILIQSLVPLGKDGFGLDNYLRVFEYVGGNFIYLTVVWRSLLYAVITTGFCLLLGFPVAYWLAVIAPKRWRNILLLLFVLPLWTSSLLRSYAWITILRPTGVLNTFLNFLGLSGINFLNKAEGVIIGMVYTYLPYMVLVLYTSLERLDLRLLEAAADLGANSRQTFWQITVPQVSSGIIAGTALVSISSFSDYINPQLLGGPGSRTIASIIELQFLGASSNRGFGSAISMVLILAVTIVIALLIKYGDRRVVSDG